In the genome of Melospiza melodia melodia isolate bMelMel2 chromosome 20, bMelMel2.pri, whole genome shotgun sequence, the window gcagggacacagcacccGGGGCTCAGCAGCGCCCAGGGCTGAGGGGACGGGCAGGagagctgtgccaggcacggcAGCATCCAGCACATCACTGCTTTCATTTACCTACTACCCCTGCTCCAAATCGTGGAGGGAAAGCACGGCAGCAGAGCTGAGCTAAGCACAGGGAGGGAGGCTGGCGgtgagtgtgacagtgttcacaggggtctgaggatgagggaagagatgaggatctgactccatgtttcagaaggcttgatttattactttatgatatatattatattaaaactatactaaaaagaatagaagaaaggatctcatcagaaggctagctaagaatagaaaaagaaagaatgataacaaaagcttgtggcttggactctctgtccaagccagctgactgtggttggccattaattaataacaaccacatgagcccaatcacagatgcacctgttgcattccacagcagcagataataaatgtttacattttgttcctgaggcctcccagcttctcaggaggaaaaatcctaaggaaaggattttccataaaagatgcctGTGATAGCTCAGGAGGagttcccagcctggcagctctgggaaaGCACCAGAGGGGGCCCTGCTTATCGAGACACAACCAGAAGAGCCGAGGGGCACCagtggcagctgccagcagagctcctgtgttctgggctgtgtgggaAGGGTTCCCTGGCTGCAACCCTGGCTCTCAGTGTCACAGAGCAGGCATCTGTGGGAAGGAACGAGCAGCCCCTCTGCTGACCTTACCCAGCTGGCTGAAAGCCTTGGCCTTGCCCCAGACACTCGTGGCTGAgccatcacacacacacagtcccAAGCCTTTGCTCCCTCTGCTATTTGAATTGGATCCCCAGCCCTGAGTGCTGACGTGTGTCAGCCCTGGGGGATTTCTCAATTGTGACAAACTCGGTCAGAGTTCATGGCCAAAATATCCTGGGTGACTCAGCCACAATCTGCAGCTCCTTCCCCGTGAGACTGGGACCAGCTCGTAGGAGGGCACTGGCACGGACTCTGCTTTTTCCTACTCATGCTTGATGAAACAAATTGAAGGACAGAGAGACACTTTATCAATCAGAACCATTCTCCCCAAATGAAAGCGCTCATCTACTCCCCTTGCCCTGGGGCACTCTCAGCACTCCCTACAGCACCAATGGCTGTAATGCAGGTCCCCAAAGGCTGTAATGCAGGTCCCCAAAGCCctgctggtgccacctgggggtCCTGCCTGTGCTGGCCACAGTGGGCACCTCGGAGCCACCTGCCATGCCCATGTGGTCCCTGGGTTTGGGGTGACCATGCTCCTATCTCAGGTCTCATTCTCTGTTTGCAGCCAACTGCCAAGAGATGGTGAACCTGCTCTGCTGTGTCCAGACCCTCACAGGCCACCTGAAGTGGAAGTGCCAGTGCAGGCCTGAAGGTAGGAGTGCTCTGTGGTCACCAAGGGACTGCCACTCGCCCATAGAGGAACAGCACAGGGTAACAAATGGGAGTCACAGAACATCCCAAAACACAGGGGAAGGGACAGCAAACCTCCCACTCCCCAGATCTCAGCAGATTCTGTTCTATGTGTAACTTGCCAAGGAAAATGCCTCTAAACCCCTCAGGCTCACGTTGGCCCCACAGGGGCAGCCTGGGCTCccttcaccatctctctctccaGACTGCATTGATCTGATGGATGAAAAGGGCACCCTGATGAACCTGAGCAAGGTGGAGGATCCTGCATCTGAATATGCCAGTAAACACCTGCAGGGAAGGCAGCGCTACATCCTGGTCAGAGCTGTC includes:
- the C20H22orf15 gene encoding uncharacterized protein C22orf15 homolog isoform X1, translated to MKALIYSPCPGALSALPTAPMAVMQVPKGCNAANCQEMVNLLCCVQTLTGHLKWKCQCRPEDCIDLMDEKGTLMNLSKVEDPASEYASKHLQGRQRYILVRAVREENSEAICYESLLEDLGKHYPELPDRLQQLSAKTQRTEQRKKGSLQRAQPHTSTRARNRSTSQSKRSLEHKSTPK